In Octopus sinensis linkage group LG15, ASM634580v1, whole genome shotgun sequence, the genomic stretch AGCAAAGAAGACAAGGTGGGACGTttataaagagagaagaaaagaagagaaaaatacaatatcaaaatagaaatacaaactAACGAATGTGAATTCAAtgaattttaaacaattttataaaagaaaaaccaaatgaACTAGACTGGTGGgttattattatgataaataaaatagatttgtCAATCAGGAAAGTTGTATATAAGAAGAATTGTTCGAATGAAAACAAGGCACAGTAAAACAGTTTCACAAACAACcacaagaagaaacaaacaaaaattaagaaacacaGCTATTATTATACATTCAGTGGAGGGTGTCTTAACACATGGTTGCTCAAAtatctagaaacagcagccaaatctccctcaaatcacactctacataCATTTCCCCCCCTCTCCCTACACAAATGATGTATTTAATAATGGAAGGAAGTGagtttagaaaaaagaaaatgaggatggtcatggctggaatgcccttTGCTCATAGGTCTTGCTGGATCAAAgctgacctggaactaaacaatGACAACATATTTAGTGTTGAAGGAAGGCTGAGGATAAGAAAATGACTGGATgataatatgaaaagaaattaaatatttataaaaaaataaaataaataacagtttctTGTATAGGTAGAAGGCCAGAGATTTTGAGGGGATGGTGACGGTgggggttgattaaattgacaccagtatgcaactggtactttattactTTAACAACCCCcggagggataaaaggcaaaattgctcTTGATGGAGTCTGAACCCAGAACGTCAAGAGGCACAGCTAAATACCACCAGATGTTTTGTTGCAAGGGTTCTACAAATTGTCTGCCTTCAAATgatttaaagaaataatattttgcaAGAGGCACACGGCCCAGAATTTTGCATGAAGGGCTACAGTCAGTCGTACTGATTCCAGAACCCAATTGGTTCTTCATCCTTGGAAGGATGGAAAcggcaaagttgattttggcaggattcaaattcagaatgtaaagggccaAAACTGAATACCCCACAAGGCGTTTTGTCTGTCGCTCTACCAATTCAATAATAATTGCTGCAGATTTTGATGGGAGGTggaagggggtcagtcgattacgcTGACCCCTAGGGCTCAACTTGCGCTCATTTTactgacactgaaaggatgaaaggctcagcggaatttgaactcagaacaaaagagcaggaagaaatgccactaagcagttttgcctgacgtgctaaccgTTCTATCACCTCAccaccaataatgataataataataataaaatgtcctTACGGAGAAAGGAAAATGATAATTACAATTAACTGTAAAACCTTTTTGTTTCCTCAATATCCTTATCCATTTCAGtctattaaagaaagaaaaatgagattCCTATGGGGGGGTTAACAGCAAcactaaaaaacaaacaaaactgttAAATTCCAATACAGGTAAAAATTAGGgtcaagaggtggtggtgatgaaaatgttttttgtttttctttttttttttttccttttgagagAGAGACCTAAACAACATTGTTTAAAAATAcgacagggaaaaaaaaaaaacataaaacacagaTTTAAAATCTCTTGTCATAAAAATTTCTGATCAGGGGGGCAACGAGGATGagattttgcttttaaaaatcAAGGAGAAACTcaaattaaaaacatataaacagaaaaaaaagggaaatttcaataaaacaaataacaaaaaaaacaaaaaacaaaacagtccCCAAAGAacagagatgaaaataaaaattccacTACAgagcaaggatatatatatatacacatatatattcatatattttccagctgcttatatatatgtgtatatatatatatacacacatatatataatgtaactatatatatatatagttacattttGTCACAATGAACTTCACATTCTTCCATAGAGATTCTAATATTCCATTAGATTCTTTTTTGAACTGTCCTCATAATTTTCCTGATacaactttgaatatatatatatatatatatatatatagatagataataaacatataatatacaaataataaacatatagaatacacacacacatatattatgtagattatacatatatatatatatgtggatatatatgaatatatatatatctaaatatgtgtatgtatatatatatatatatgtatatatatgtatgtatatgtatatatatattatatatatatatatgtatgtatatatatattatgtatgtatatatgtatatatatatatatatgtatgtatatatatattatgtatatatatatatgtatatatatatatacatatgtatatatatacatatacacacacacacatgtatagttaTAAAATGCTTTCCTTTACAAGTATACCTTTATTCTTATCTGTACAGCATTCCATTATAGAAATGGAATGTATAGACATGAAGTTTTCTTTAGTTTAAATAGGtttcaaaacaatattttttttttctctcttccattctCGCTTTGTCAGTTAACATTCtgaatctcacacacacacacacagccacagccacgcatacattcatacatgcatgcacataagcaaacattcacacatacatgcacaggcaggcaggcaaccattcattcactcattcatgttcttttgttttttgttttttttttcctcttttttttcttcctttcttcccatggcggtatttcatctgtcgtatATCCATaaaagcaataatttcccattttACTAATGATACTCCTGTTAAGCATGGTCACCAGCTGGATTACACGGAGATGGCGATACAATGACTTGTACTACAAATCCTTTGGAAATTTTTGTGtcttcaattttcattttatcactAAGGAGTCGACCAGAGAAAAACCATCGCTGACGAGAAGGATCTATGCCTTCTTCTTCGAATATTCTTTTCTTAACTTTCCATACAGTGTCCGTTGTTCGAACGTACAACTTTAAGTCTTTATTAGTGTGTGAAAGACGGAATTTGATTGGTAGTTCCAGACCAGGGGACGCCGAGTCTGCATCTTGTATTGTATCACTGTCACTGACTTCCTCAATTAAATTGGTCGGGGCACTTAACACATACACAGGAAGTTGATATCGATTGCCGAGTTCATCGTAGCAGTCCATTAAAGTACCTGAAATAGAGCAAACACATTCAGATTAGCAATTGTAAACCAAGGGTATTGATTAGTTATTAGTTGATGATAATAGATTTGTATTGAGGTTACACAGCAGCAGTTATTTCTGGTCCACAACActacctgttgttgttgttgctggtccTGAATGGATGTGGTCAGCTTGGACTGAGAAGGCCTATTAAATGAAGTAGATGGTCTGTTAATTCTTAAGACATGTCCATGTGATTTTAAGTAGGTTCAGTCACAATCTAGATTTCTTGGTGAGACtagtaaaagcaacaacaaaaacaaagttgAGTTTTTTGATGAAATGATTAAACAACTAAAAACTGTCACActccacttgctagaaatagcaatcaaatcccACTCAAATGACACCCTACTCTCTTAAACCCCTTCACCTCCAAAAGGataatgttttacttgtttcagtctttggagtgtggccatgctggtgcaccacctcaAAGAGTTTGGCTGAATAAACTGACCCTAGGACTTACTATATTCGTCTCTTagggaactgctaagttatgggggatgtaaacaaacccacactg encodes the following:
- the LOC115219778 gene encoding ubiquitin domain-containing protein 2 codes for the protein MGGCIGAHRDNGPPSGESSDVTVSIGRNQPLKPEKPKWKSDVPLTEGQLRSKRDEFWDTAPAFEGRKEIWDALKAAAYALETGDHSLAQAIVDGANISLPNGTLMDCYDELGNRYQLPVYVLSAPTNLIEEVSDSDTIQDADSASPGLELPIKFRLSHTNKDLKLYVRTTDTVWKVKKRIFEEEGIDPSRQRWFFSGRLLSDKMKIEDTKISKGFVVQVIVSPSPCNPAGDHA